A genomic region of Roseateles amylovorans contains the following coding sequences:
- a CDS encoding Hsp33 family molecular chaperone HslO, which yields MSELHKFLFEGLPVRGMLVRLDESWQELLRRRKEPLPVPVRDLLGQMTAAGALMQANIKFNGALVFQVMGDGPLKLAVVEVQPDLTFRSTAKTRGEVADDATLQQMLNAHGQGRCAITLDPKDKMPGQQPYQGIVPLSGPNGEPLEKLSDVLKHYMRQSEQLDSTLVLAANDKIAAGLLIQRLPIEGEGNLEAGASSGIAREELEDAYNRISMLAATLTPEELLTLDSNTILRRLFWEETVRRFDPQTPRFACTCSRDRVGRMLLGLGRQEVDEILAELGGVEIGCDFCGNHYMFDAVDVGELFTDPQYQAPGSASVQ from the coding sequence ATGAGCGAACTGCACAAGTTCCTGTTTGAAGGCCTGCCGGTGCGCGGCATGCTGGTGCGCCTGGACGAGAGCTGGCAAGAGCTGCTGCGCCGGCGCAAGGAACCCCTGCCGGTGCCGGTGCGCGACCTGCTGGGCCAGATGACGGCCGCCGGTGCGCTGATGCAGGCCAACATCAAGTTCAACGGCGCCCTGGTGTTCCAGGTGATGGGCGACGGCCCGCTGAAGCTGGCCGTGGTGGAGGTGCAGCCCGACCTGACCTTCCGCTCCACCGCCAAGACCCGCGGCGAGGTCGCGGACGACGCCACCCTGCAGCAGATGCTCAACGCGCATGGCCAGGGCCGCTGCGCCATCACGCTGGACCCCAAGGACAAGATGCCGGGCCAGCAGCCCTATCAAGGCATCGTGCCCCTGAGCGGCCCCAACGGCGAGCCGCTGGAAAAGCTGTCGGACGTGCTGAAGCACTACATGCGCCAGTCCGAGCAGCTCGACAGCACGCTGGTGCTGGCCGCCAACGACAAGATCGCCGCCGGCCTGCTCATCCAGCGCCTGCCGATCGAAGGCGAGGGCAACCTGGAGGCGGGCGCGAGCTCCGGCATCGCCCGCGAGGAGCTGGAAGACGCCTACAACCGCATCAGCATGCTCGCCGCCACGCTCACGCCTGAAGAGCTGCTGACCTTGGACAGCAACACCATCCTGCGCCGGCTGTTCTGGGAGGAGACGGTGCGCCGCTTCGATCCCCAGACGCCGCGCTTCGCCTGCACCTGCTCTCGCGACCGGGTCGGCCGCATGCTGCTGGGTCTGGGGCGCCAGGAGGTCGATGAGATCCTGGCCGAACTGGGCGGCGTCGAGATCGGCTGCGACTTCTGCGGCAACCACTACATGTTCGATGCGGTGGATGTCGGCGAGCTCTTCACCGATCCGCAGTATCAGGCGCCGGGCAGCGCCAGCGTGCAGTAA
- a CDS encoding carbohydrate ABC transporter permease: MSASRAPRSPWLPKLVVAPTFLVSFLFIYGLMAWNGYLSLSASRLLPNYEFVGLAQYRTLFENERWWVALTNLGIFGGLFIGGAMALGLLLAILLDQKIRGEGVLRTIYLYPMALSFIVTGTAWKWILNPGLGIEHLMHQWGFENFSFGWLVDPDMAIYCVVLAGIWQSSGFVMALFLAGLRGIDDSIIKAAQVDGASLPRIYWRIIVPTLRPVFFSTLMVVAHLAIKSFDLVMALTAGGPGYATDLPATFMYTMAFSRGQIGLGAASATIMLATIAAIVVPYLYSELRSKS, from the coding sequence ATGTCCGCTTCAAGAGCCCCGCGCAGTCCCTGGCTACCCAAGCTGGTGGTGGCGCCGACCTTCCTCGTCTCCTTCCTCTTCATCTATGGGCTGATGGCCTGGAACGGCTATTTGTCGCTGTCCGCCTCGCGGCTGCTGCCCAACTATGAATTCGTCGGTCTGGCGCAATACCGCACCCTGTTCGAGAACGAACGCTGGTGGGTGGCGCTGACCAACCTCGGCATCTTCGGCGGCCTGTTCATCGGCGGCGCGATGGCGCTGGGACTGCTGCTGGCCATCCTGCTGGATCAGAAGATCCGTGGCGAAGGCGTGCTGCGCACGATCTATCTCTATCCGATGGCGCTGTCGTTCATCGTGACCGGCACCGCCTGGAAGTGGATCCTCAACCCCGGCCTGGGCATCGAGCATCTGATGCACCAATGGGGTTTCGAGAACTTCAGCTTCGGCTGGCTGGTGGATCCGGACATGGCGATCTACTGCGTCGTGCTGGCCGGCATCTGGCAGTCTTCGGGCTTCGTGATGGCGCTGTTCCTGGCGGGCCTGCGGGGCATCGACGACTCGATCATCAAGGCCGCCCAGGTCGACGGCGCCAGCCTGCCGCGCATCTACTGGCGCATCATCGTGCCGACCCTGCGTCCGGTGTTTTTCTCGACCCTCATGGTGGTGGCCCACCTGGCCATCAAGAGCTTCGACCTGGTGATGGCGCTGACCGCCGGCGGCCCCGGCTATGCCACCGACCTGCCCGCGACCTTCATGTACACGATGGCGTTCTCCCGCGGCCAGATCGGCCTGGGTGCGGCCAGCGCGACCATCATGCTGGCGACCATCGCGGCCATCGTCGTGCCCTACCTCTATTCCGAGCTGCGCTCGAAGTCATGA
- a CDS encoding ATP-dependent helicase, translating to MTPIDAPNALADRPDPVPPTGPDAAFADLNPQQRAAVEHGLVAPEDGHGPLLVIAGAGSGKTKTLAARVARLLQSGADPQRLLLLTFSRRAAGEMERRAGRMLHRALGLRSTQAPPRFPWAGTFHSVGARLLREYAPRIGLETQFTILDRADAEDLMGLQRQALGLAETTDRFPLKSTCLNIYSRTVNSEARLDQVLQDHFPWCFAAHDALKQLFGAYVEAKQQQHLLDYDDLLLYWAEMMSDEEIAQALGERFDHVLVDEYQDTNRLQATILHRLKPTGDRLTVVGDDAQAIYSFRAAEVRNILDFPQRFQPPARVITLARNYRSTQPILEASNAVIAQSRERHDKQLWSDKVSNEQPQLVTVEDEARQAQWVADRILQRREEGLKLTRQAVLFRTASHSAPLELELTRRNIPFVKFGGLKFLESSHVKDVMSVLRWADNPRHRLAGFRVSQLLPGFGPASARRLLDEMQDAPEVRTVLQSFQPPGAAKADWTRLSALMIQLMDGSDWPAELEAVVQWYAPHLERLQEDAAIRLADLEQIVRIAQGYGSRERFLTELTLDPPEASSDESGVPLKDEDYLILSTIHSAKGQEWEAVYLLNCVDGCLPSDLSTGAQAQIEEERRLLYVAMTRAKQHLAVMVPQRFYVTQQARHGDRHLYASVSRFLPGKVARHFEKVGPANEVQAPLPALVKPAMDVAAKLRKSWS from the coding sequence ATGACGCCGATCGATGCCCCGAACGCCCTCGCCGACCGCCCTGACCCGGTGCCGCCGACGGGACCTGACGCCGCTTTCGCGGACCTGAACCCGCAACAGCGGGCCGCGGTCGAACACGGCCTGGTCGCGCCGGAGGACGGCCACGGCCCGCTGCTGGTGATTGCGGGCGCCGGCTCCGGCAAGACCAAGACGCTGGCGGCGCGGGTGGCGCGCTTGCTCCAGAGCGGGGCGGACCCGCAACGCCTGCTGCTGCTCACCTTCTCACGGCGTGCAGCCGGCGAAATGGAACGCCGCGCCGGCCGGATGCTGCACCGGGCGCTGGGGCTGCGCAGCACCCAGGCACCGCCGCGCTTTCCCTGGGCAGGCACCTTCCACAGCGTGGGCGCCCGACTGCTGCGCGAATACGCGCCACGCATCGGGTTGGAGACACAGTTCACCATCCTGGACCGGGCCGATGCCGAGGACCTGATGGGACTGCAGCGCCAGGCCCTGGGCCTGGCGGAGACAACCGACCGCTTTCCGCTGAAATCCACCTGCCTGAACATCTACTCGCGCACCGTCAACAGCGAGGCGCGCCTGGACCAGGTGCTGCAGGACCACTTTCCTTGGTGCTTCGCCGCGCATGACGCGCTCAAGCAGCTGTTCGGCGCCTATGTGGAGGCCAAGCAGCAACAGCACCTGCTGGACTATGACGACCTGCTGCTCTACTGGGCCGAGATGATGAGCGACGAGGAGATTGCGCAGGCGCTCGGCGAGCGCTTCGACCATGTGCTGGTCGACGAATACCAGGACACCAACCGGCTGCAGGCCACCATCCTGCATCGGCTCAAGCCCACCGGTGACCGGCTGACCGTGGTCGGCGACGATGCGCAGGCGATCTATTCCTTCCGCGCGGCCGAGGTGCGCAACATCCTGGATTTTCCGCAGCGCTTCCAGCCGCCGGCGCGGGTGATCACGCTCGCGCGCAACTATCGGTCGACCCAGCCGATCCTGGAGGCCTCCAATGCGGTGATCGCCCAGTCTCGCGAGCGGCACGACAAGCAGCTGTGGTCGGACAAGGTCTCGAACGAGCAGCCCCAACTGGTGACGGTGGAAGACGAGGCGCGCCAGGCTCAGTGGGTCGCCGACCGCATCCTGCAGCGCCGCGAGGAAGGCCTGAAACTCACCCGTCAGGCGGTGCTGTTCCGCACCGCCAGCCACAGTGCGCCGCTGGAGCTGGAACTCACCCGCCGCAACATCCCGTTCGTGAAATTCGGTGGCCTCAAATTCCTGGAGAGCAGCCATGTGAAGGACGTGATGAGCGTGCTGCGCTGGGCCGACAACCCGCGCCATCGGCTGGCCGGCTTCCGGGTGTCGCAGTTGCTGCCCGGTTTCGGCCCCGCCAGCGCGCGCCGGCTGCTCGATGAGATGCAGGACGCGCCAGAGGTGCGCACCGTGCTGCAGTCCTTCCAGCCGCCGGGTGCGGCGAAGGCGGACTGGACACGGCTGAGCGCCTTGATGATCCAGCTGATGGACGGATCGGACTGGCCGGCCGAGCTGGAAGCCGTGGTGCAGTGGTACGCGCCGCACCTGGAGCGGCTGCAGGAGGATGCGGCGATCCGTCTGGCGGACCTGGAGCAGATCGTGCGGATCGCCCAGGGCTACGGCAGCCGGGAGCGCTTTCTCACCGAGCTCACGCTCGATCCGCCCGAAGCCAGCAGCGACGAATCCGGCGTGCCCCTCAAGGACGAGGACTACCTGATCCTCTCCACCATCCACTCCGCCAAGGGCCAGGAATGGGAGGCGGTGTATCTGCTGAACTGCGTGGACGGCTGCCTGCCCTCGGACTTGAGCACCGGCGCACAGGCTCAGATCGAGGAAGAGCGACGGCTGCTGTATGTGGCGATGACCCGCGCCAAGCAGCATCTGGCGGTGATGGTGCCGCAGCGTTTCTATGTGACGCAGCAGGCGCGCCACGGCGATCGGCATCTCTACGCCAGCGTGTCACGCTTCCTGCCCGGCAAGGTGGCACGCCACTTCGAGAAGGTGGGCCCGGCCAACGAGGTCCAGGCCCCGCTGCCGGCGCTGGTGAAGCCGGCGATGGACGTGGCGGCGAAGCTGCGGAAATCCTGGAGCTGA
- a CDS encoding DUF3052 domain-containing protein — protein MPGRPSVGYSGTPLARKLGIQSGHVLWVLEAPAGYDDWIAPLPPNVVRAKQSGPTVDIAHLFLIERTDLARHLHTLRTRLRDDVSLWISWPKKASKVPTSITEDVIRTECLPLGWVDVKVCAVSEVWSGLKLVVRKELRGAGR, from the coding sequence TTGCCCGGGCGGCCCTCGGTCGGCTACTCCGGCACGCCGCTGGCGCGCAAGTTGGGCATCCAATCCGGCCATGTGCTCTGGGTGCTCGAGGCGCCGGCCGGTTACGACGACTGGATCGCGCCGCTGCCGCCGAATGTGGTCCGCGCCAAACAATCGGGTCCGACGGTCGACATCGCCCATCTGTTCCTGATCGAGCGCACTGATCTGGCTCGCCATCTCCACACCTTGCGCACGCGGCTGCGAGACGACGTCTCGCTGTGGATCTCCTGGCCCAAGAAAGCCTCCAAGGTGCCGACGAGCATCACCGAGGACGTCATCCGCACCGAATGCCTGCCGCTGGGCTGGGTGGATGTGAAGGTCTGCGCGGTCAGCGAGGTGTGGTCGGGCCTGAAGCTGGTGGTGCGCAAGGAGCTTCGCGGGGCCGGGCGCTGA
- a CDS encoding Lrp/AsnC family transcriptional regulator has protein sequence MNPEVKLDAIDRQILEALQQDARLSNQDLAQRVHLSPSACLRRVKRLEDDGVIDRVVALLNPKAIGKPGTSYTIINVERMTPAALAEFEQAVKDAPDILDCFYVAGSNDYLLRFAYKDAEDLERLHTQVLMQLPGVARANSMLVLRTVKRSTAFPLDA, from the coding sequence ATGAACCCAGAAGTGAAATTGGATGCGATTGACCGGCAGATCCTGGAGGCCCTGCAGCAGGATGCGAGGCTGTCCAACCAGGACCTGGCGCAACGGGTGCACCTGTCACCGTCGGCGTGTCTTCGCCGGGTCAAGCGGCTGGAGGACGACGGCGTGATCGATCGGGTGGTGGCCTTGCTCAATCCGAAGGCCATCGGCAAACCGGGCACGAGCTACACCATCATCAATGTCGAGCGCATGACGCCTGCGGCGCTGGCGGAGTTCGAGCAGGCGGTGAAGGACGCGCCGGATATCCTGGACTGCTTCTATGTGGCCGGCAGCAACGACTACCTGCTGCGCTTCGCCTACAAGGACGCCGAGGACCTGGAGCGGCTGCACACCCAGGTGTTGATGCAACTGCCCGGCGTGGCGCGCGCCAATTCCATGCTGGTGCTGCGCACGGTGAAGCGGTCGACGGCGTTTCCGCTGGACGCGTGA
- a CDS encoding ABC transporter ATP-binding protein, translating into MGALTISQVRKSYGAADILKGIDLSIDAGEFLILVGPSGCGKSTLLAMIAGLEHPTSGSIHIADRDITYLPSKDRDIAMVFQSYALYPNMNVAQNISFGLEMRKVPKAEREATVQRVAKMLQIDHLLDRKPGQLSGGQRQRVAMGRALARDPKLFLFDEPLSNLDAKLRIEMRAEIKLLHQRTKTTTVYVTHDQVEAMTLGDRIAVMRDGLVQQFGTPEEIYTRPANRFVAEFIGSPTMNFVSAERRDDGLSAQGLALPLSAQQSASINASIRGNGGCLYGLRPEHIRLADDGVPGKLLMIEPTGPETYLLVDTPLGQITSRVAGNPHLQVGDAVRLQWQPEVAHLFDASNEQRIA; encoded by the coding sequence ATGGGCGCACTCACCATCTCCCAGGTCCGCAAGAGCTACGGCGCGGCCGACATCCTCAAGGGCATCGACCTCTCCATCGATGCCGGCGAGTTCCTGATCCTGGTCGGCCCGTCGGGCTGCGGCAAGTCCACGCTGCTGGCGATGATCGCCGGCCTGGAGCATCCGACCTCCGGCTCGATCCACATCGCCGACCGCGACATCACCTACCTGCCGAGCAAGGACCGCGACATCGCCATGGTGTTCCAGAGCTATGCGCTCTACCCGAACATGAATGTGGCGCAGAACATTTCCTTCGGCCTGGAAATGCGCAAGGTGCCGAAGGCGGAACGCGAGGCCACGGTGCAGCGCGTGGCCAAGATGCTGCAGATCGACCACCTGCTCGACCGCAAGCCCGGTCAGCTGTCCGGCGGCCAGCGTCAGCGCGTGGCCATGGGCCGTGCGCTCGCGCGCGATCCGAAGCTGTTCCTGTTCGATGAACCGCTGTCCAACCTGGATGCCAAGCTGCGCATCGAGATGCGTGCCGAGATCAAGCTGCTGCATCAGCGCACCAAGACCACCACCGTCTATGTGACCCACGACCAGGTCGAGGCGATGACGCTGGGTGACCGCATCGCCGTGATGCGCGACGGTCTGGTGCAGCAGTTCGGCACGCCTGAAGAGATCTACACCCGCCCCGCCAACCGCTTCGTGGCCGAGTTCATCGGCTCGCCGACGATGAACTTCGTCAGCGCCGAGCGTCGCGACGACGGCCTGTCGGCCCAAGGCCTGGCGCTGCCGCTGAGCGCGCAGCAGTCGGCCTCGATCAATGCGTCGATCCGCGGCAACGGCGGCTGCCTGTACGGGCTGCGTCCGGAGCACATCCGCCTGGCCGACGACGGCGTGCCCGGCAAGCTGTTGATGATCGAGCCGACCGGCCCCGAGACCTATCTGCTGGTGGACACGCCGCTGGGCCAGATCACCTCGCGGGTGGCGGGCAATCCGCATCTGCAGGTGGGCGACGCCGTGCGCCTGCAGTGGCAGCCGGAAGTGGCGCATCTGTTCGATGCGAGCAACGAGCAGCGCATCGCCTGA
- a CDS encoding aspartate aminotransferase family protein, translating to MSTPPLDMDAYWMPFTANRQFKKSPRLLTRADGMFFTDDHGRQVLDGIAGLWCVNAGHNRPRIVKAIQEQAAELDFAPPFQMGHPKAFELASRLAEIAPAGMNKVFFTNSGSESVETALKMALAYHRVRGEGQRTRLIGRERGYHGVNFGGVSVGGMVANRKMFGTLLSGVDHLRHTHDLARNAFSVGQPAHGAELADDLERMVALHDASTIAAVIVEPVSGSSGVLIPPQGYLQRLREICDKHGILLIFDEVITGFGRTGHPFAAQTFGVTPDLMTIAKGLTNGCVPMGAVLAKQSIHDTFMNGPDHLIEFFHGYTYSGHPLACAAGLATLDTYAEDGLLTRAGELQGYFAEQLHSLRGEPHVIDVRNIGLVGGVELTPRAGEPTKRAFDTFLDCWEQGVLIRTTGDILALSPPLIAGREHLDRMVDAIRTALRRLA from the coding sequence ATGAGCACCCCGCCCCTCGACATGGACGCCTACTGGATGCCGTTCACCGCGAACCGCCAGTTCAAGAAGTCTCCCCGCCTGCTCACCCGTGCCGACGGCATGTTCTTCACCGACGACCACGGCCGGCAGGTGCTCGACGGCATCGCCGGCCTGTGGTGCGTGAATGCGGGCCATAACCGTCCGCGCATCGTCAAGGCGATCCAGGAACAAGCCGCTGAGCTGGACTTCGCACCGCCGTTCCAGATGGGCCATCCGAAGGCCTTCGAGCTCGCCTCGCGGCTGGCCGAGATCGCGCCAGCGGGCATGAACAAGGTGTTCTTCACCAACTCCGGCTCCGAATCGGTCGAAACCGCACTGAAGATGGCGCTGGCCTATCACCGCGTACGCGGCGAGGGACAACGCACCCGGCTCATCGGTCGCGAGCGCGGCTATCACGGCGTGAACTTCGGCGGGGTGTCGGTGGGTGGCATGGTGGCCAATCGCAAGATGTTCGGCACGCTGCTGTCGGGGGTGGACCATCTGCGCCATACCCATGACCTCGCCCGCAATGCCTTCAGCGTCGGGCAGCCGGCGCACGGCGCAGAGCTGGCGGACGATCTGGAGCGCATGGTCGCGCTGCACGATGCGTCGACGATTGCGGCGGTGATCGTCGAACCGGTGTCGGGCTCGTCCGGCGTGCTGATCCCGCCGCAAGGCTATCTGCAGCGCCTGCGCGAGATCTGCGACAAGCACGGCATCCTGCTGATCTTCGATGAGGTCATCACCGGCTTCGGCCGCACCGGCCACCCGTTCGCGGCCCAGACCTTCGGCGTCACGCCTGACCTGATGACGATCGCCAAAGGCCTGACCAACGGCTGCGTGCCCATGGGCGCGGTGCTCGCGAAGCAGTCCATCCACGACACCTTCATGAATGGGCCGGACCACCTGATCGAGTTCTTCCACGGCTACACCTATTCCGGGCATCCGCTTGCCTGCGCGGCCGGGCTGGCGACGCTCGACACCTATGCAGAAGACGGCCTGCTGACCCGCGCCGGCGAGCTGCAGGGCTACTTCGCCGAACAGCTGCACTCGCTGCGGGGCGAGCCGCATGTCATTGATGTGCGCAACATCGGACTGGTCGGCGGCGTGGAACTCACGCCGCGCGCCGGCGAACCGACCAAGCGGGCCTTCGACACCTTCCTCGACTGCTGGGAACAGGGCGTGCTGATCCGCACCACGGGCGACATCCTCGCGCTGTCGCCACCGCTGATCGCCGGCCGAGAACACCTGGACCGGATGGTCGACGCGATCCGCACCGCCCTGCGCCGGCTGGCCTGA
- a CDS encoding gamma carbonic anhydrase family protein: protein MAVYRLGDHTPELAAGVWVAESAQVIGRVTLQAKVSIWFNAVLRGDSDHLTIGEGSNIQDGSVLHADAGMPLTLGANVTVGHQVMLHGCTVGENSLIGIGAVVLNGARIGRNCLVGAGSLVTEGKVFPDGSLIMGSPAKVVRELTPEQIQGLAHSAAHYVRNGQRYAQELVRID from the coding sequence ATGGCTGTCTATCGATTGGGCGACCACACGCCCGAACTGGCCGCAGGCGTGTGGGTCGCGGAAAGCGCCCAGGTCATCGGCCGTGTGACGCTGCAGGCGAAGGTGAGCATCTGGTTCAACGCGGTGCTGCGCGGCGACAGCGACCACCTCACCATCGGCGAGGGCAGCAACATCCAGGACGGCAGCGTCCTGCATGCGGATGCCGGCATGCCGCTGACCCTGGGCGCCAATGTCACCGTCGGTCATCAGGTCATGCTGCACGGCTGCACCGTGGGCGAGAACTCGCTGATCGGCATCGGCGCGGTGGTGCTCAATGGCGCCCGGATCGGCCGCAACTGCCTGGTCGGCGCCGGCTCGCTGGTGACCGAAGGCAAGGTCTTCCCGGACGGCAGCCTGATCATGGGCTCGCCCGCCAAGGTGGTGCGCGAGCTCACGCCCGAGCAGATCCAGGGCCTGGCGCACAGCGCCGCCCATTACGTGCGCAACGGCCAGCGCTATGCCCAGGAGCTGGTCCGAATCGATTGA
- a CDS encoding DMT family transporter, whose product MTRIQANLLLTLIAMIWGSAFVAQAHGMDSIGPMMFTGVRFLIGALVVLPLILRERRTARLSPTARPLTRSDAFKIMGLGLLLTLGAALQQIGIKFTTVTNAGFLTALYVPLVPLLGWALLRHWPHWSVWPGAVACLVGAFLLSGAHELNISLGDAWVIASALPWAVHVLLVGQVADRMNSPFLVAGGQFLFCGVVALAWALCLEPWSWEGIQAATGPLLYTGVLSVGVAFTGQVVAQRYAHAADAAIILSSETLFAAIFGYVLMGDRLNAAGLLGCALILGAMLLIQLLPMLRVLRARTA is encoded by the coding sequence ATGACCCGTATCCAAGCCAACCTGCTGCTGACGCTCATCGCGATGATCTGGGGTTCTGCCTTCGTCGCGCAGGCGCACGGCATGGATTCCATCGGCCCGATGATGTTCACCGGCGTGCGTTTCCTGATCGGCGCGCTGGTGGTGCTGCCGCTGATCCTGCGGGAGCGGCGGACCGCCCGCCTCTCCCCGACCGCCCGACCGCTGACGCGCAGCGATGCCTTCAAGATCATGGGCCTGGGTCTGCTGCTGACCTTGGGCGCGGCGCTGCAGCAGATCGGCATCAAGTTCACCACGGTCACCAATGCCGGTTTCCTGACCGCGCTGTATGTGCCGCTGGTGCCGCTGCTGGGCTGGGCGCTGCTTCGCCACTGGCCGCACTGGTCGGTCTGGCCGGGCGCGGTGGCCTGTCTGGTGGGCGCCTTCCTGCTGTCGGGCGCGCATGAATTGAACATCAGCCTGGGCGACGCCTGGGTGATTGCCTCGGCCCTGCCGTGGGCGGTGCATGTGCTGCTGGTGGGTCAGGTCGCGGACCGAATGAACTCCCCGTTCCTGGTGGCGGGCGGGCAGTTCCTGTTCTGTGGCGTGGTCGCGCTGGCGTGGGCGCTGTGTTTGGAGCCGTGGAGCTGGGAAGGCATTCAGGCCGCCACCGGGCCCCTGCTCTACACCGGCGTGCTGTCGGTCGGCGTGGCCTTCACCGGTCAGGTGGTGGCGCAGCGTTATGCGCATGCGGCGGACGCGGCCATCATCCTGTCGTCCGAGACCTTGTTCGCCGCGATCTTCGGCTATGTGCTGATGGGCGACCGCTTGAACGCCGCCGGCCTGCTGGGCTGCGCGCTGATTCTGGGCGCGATGCTGCTGATCCAGTTGCTGCCGATGCTGCGCGTGCTGCGGGCGCGGACGGCTTGA
- a CDS encoding carbohydrate ABC transporter permease — MVSTSLKSMEEVRNGTLLSLPLSPSLDAWSKAWTTACTGTDCGGLKPFFMNSVFMVVPAVLISTALGALNGYVLTKWRFRGSELLFALLLFGVFMPMQVVLLPMSQVLGQLGIASSVWGLILVHVLAGMPSTTLFFRNYYAGLPDELIKAAKLDGASFWQIFLRIVVPLSTPILVVTLIWQFTSIWNDFLYGVVFSGADSKPITVGLNNLANTSSSVKEYNVDMAAALIAALPTLFVYIVAGKYFVRGLTAGAVKG, encoded by the coding sequence ATGGTCAGCACCTCGCTCAAGAGCATGGAGGAAGTGCGCAACGGCACCCTGCTGTCGCTGCCCCTGAGCCCGAGCCTGGACGCCTGGTCCAAGGCCTGGACCACCGCCTGCACCGGCACCGACTGCGGCGGCCTGAAGCCCTTCTTCATGAACTCAGTGTTCATGGTGGTGCCGGCTGTGCTGATCTCCACCGCGCTGGGCGCGCTGAACGGCTATGTGCTGACGAAGTGGCGCTTCCGCGGCAGCGAGTTGCTGTTCGCGCTGCTGCTGTTCGGCGTGTTCATGCCGATGCAGGTGGTGCTGCTGCCGATGAGCCAGGTGCTGGGCCAACTGGGCATTGCCAGCTCGGTGTGGGGCCTGATCCTGGTGCATGTGCTGGCCGGCATGCCGTCCACCACGCTGTTCTTCCGCAACTACTACGCCGGCTTGCCGGATGAGCTGATCAAGGCGGCGAAGCTGGACGGCGCATCGTTCTGGCAGATCTTCCTGCGCATCGTGGTGCCGCTGTCCACGCCGATCCTGGTGGTGACGCTGATCTGGCAGTTCACCTCGATCTGGAACGACTTCCTCTACGGCGTGGTCTTCTCGGGCGCGGACAGCAAGCCGATCACCGTCGGCCTGAACAACCTGGCCAACACCTCGAGTTCGGTCAAGGAATACAACGTGGACATGGCCGCCGCGCTGATCGCCGCGTTGCCGACGCTGTTCGTCTACATCGTCGCTGGCAAGTATTTCGTGCGCGGCCTCACCGCCGGCGCTGTCAAAGGTTAA
- a CDS encoding ferritin-like domain-containing protein, whose protein sequence is MELRTRALEVLLIPDPPAKALAARALQEALRDPDTVPLDTAVRLTTDADLPGRPERPRLLSALQVGSRSPFTVEGRAALLHAIAHIEFNAINLALDAVWRFPDMPRAFYLDWLKVAAEEAFHFSLLAEHLGTLGRAYGDFDAHDGLWSMARRTEGDVLARMALVPRTLEARGLDATPPLQAKFAKAGDARAVEILDIILRDEVGHVRIGNHWYRHLCRERGLDPVTLYPSLVEQFQAPRLRPPFNLDARTEAGFSPEELAYLNE, encoded by the coding sequence ATGGAACTCAGAACCCGTGCGCTGGAGGTCCTTCTCATCCCGGACCCGCCGGCCAAGGCGCTCGCGGCCCGTGCGTTGCAGGAGGCCCTGCGCGACCCCGACACCGTGCCGCTGGACACCGCCGTGCGCCTCACCACCGATGCCGATCTGCCCGGTCGCCCCGAGCGCCCGCGGCTGCTGTCGGCGCTGCAGGTGGGTTCGCGCTCGCCCTTCACCGTCGAGGGCCGGGCGGCGCTGCTGCATGCGATTGCGCACATCGAGTTCAATGCGATCAACCTGGCGCTGGATGCCGTCTGGCGCTTCCCGGACATGCCGCGGGCGTTCTATCTCGACTGGCTGAAGGTGGCGGCCGAAGAAGCCTTCCATTTCAGTCTGCTGGCCGAGCATCTCGGCACGCTGGGACGGGCCTACGGCGACTTCGATGCCCATGACGGCCTGTGGTCGATGGCGCGCCGCACCGAGGGCGATGTGCTGGCCCGCATGGCGCTGGTGCCGCGCACCCTGGAAGCCCGCGGACTGGATGCGACACCGCCGCTGCAGGCCAAGTTCGCCAAGGCGGGCGACGCCCGGGCGGTGGAGATTCTGGACATCATCCTGCGCGACGAGGTCGGCCATGTGCGCATCGGCAACCACTGGTACCGCCACCTGTGCCGCGAACGCGGGCTGGATCCGGTGACGCTGTATCCGAGCCTGGTCGAGCAGTTCCAGGCCCCTCGCCTGCGACCGCCCTTCAACCTGGACGCGCGCACCGAGGCCGGCTTCAGTCCCGAGGAGCTGGCCTACCTCAACGAATGA